From the genome of Flavobacterium ovatum, one region includes:
- a CDS encoding NifU family protein, with translation MTTEELTSNVLLALEEIRPFLNSDGGDISLVSIEDDKHVKVRLEGACTSCSVNQMTLKAGVETTIKKFAPQIETVVNIA, from the coding sequence ATGACAACAGAAGAATTAACCAGTAATGTGTTGCTTGCACTAGAAGAAATTCGTCCTTTTTTGAACTCAGATGGTGGAGATATTTCACTTGTTTCTATCGAGGATGACAAGCACGTAAAAGTTCGGCTAGAAGGCGCATGCACTAGCTGTAGCGTGAACCAAATGACCTTGAAGGCAGGTGTCGAAACCACCATTAAGAAATTTGCACCACAAATCGAAACCGTTGTCAATATAGCATAA
- a CDS encoding ferredoxin — protein sequence MDVLIKIKDREGIVHELQAPTDMAMNIMELCKAYELPVEGTCGGMAMCASCQCYVTNDVTLPEMGEDEEAMLSEAFYVKSNSRLGCQIPITLELEGLELELAPES from the coding sequence ATGGATGTATTAATTAAAATTAAAGACAGAGAAGGAATTGTTCATGAATTACAAGCTCCTACTGATATGGCCATGAACATCATGGAATTGTGTAAAGCTTATGAATTACCTGTAGAAGGAACTTGTGGCGGAATGGCCATGTGTGCTTCATGTCAATGTTATGTAACTAATGATGTTACTTTACCAGAAATGGGAGAGGATGAAGAAGCAATGCTTTCTGAAGCTTTTTACGTAAAATCAAATAGCCGTTTGGGGTGTCAAATTCCAATCACACTAGAATTAGAAGGATTAGAATTAGAACTGGCTCCTGAGAGTTAG
- a CDS encoding dienelactone hydrolase family protein, with translation MKNKIILILFALITMPQLSFSQLKSVIYNDDSQKLAGFFGKAKGKITNNAGVLILPAWMGIDDHSIESATALNALGYHTFVADIYGAGNKPNSPQEAGKIAGSYKKNIRNYHRRIQLALDQLIENGANPEKIIVIGYCFGGTGAIEAARINMKIKGVVSFHGGLSRDASRTIEPITAKVLVLHGADDPYESEQEIKDFQNEMRTAKADWQMNYYSNAVHAYTHKDAGSDNSKGVAYNKKASERSWKAMLSFFQEILQ, from the coding sequence ATGAAAAATAAAATAATATTGATATTATTCGCATTAATCACCATGCCTCAATTGTCATTTTCTCAGTTAAAGTCTGTTATTTACAACGATGACTCTCAAAAGTTAGCCGGTTTTTTTGGCAAAGCCAAAGGAAAAATCACCAATAATGCAGGAGTTTTAATTTTGCCTGCATGGATGGGAATTGACGATCACTCTATAGAGTCTGCAACAGCTTTGAATGCGCTTGGCTATCATACATTTGTAGCAGATATTTATGGCGCAGGAAATAAACCAAACAGTCCTCAAGAAGCAGGGAAAATTGCTGGATCGTACAAGAAAAATATTCGAAATTATCATAGAAGAATACAATTGGCATTAGACCAATTGATAGAAAATGGAGCAAATCCAGAGAAAATCATTGTGATTGGGTATTGTTTTGGAGGTACCGGCGCTATTGAAGCAGCTCGTATAAACATGAAAATTAAAGGAGTAGTATCTTTTCACGGTGGTTTAAGCAGAGATGCTAGTCGAACTATTGAACCAATTACTGCCAAAGTTTTGGTACTACATGGCGCCGACGATCCATACGAATCAGAACAAGAGATTAAAGATTTTCAAAACGAAATGCGCACTGCTAAAGCAGATTGGCAAATGAATTATTATTCGAATGCCGTACATGCTTACACACATAAAGATGCTGGAAGCGATAATAGCAAAGGAGTTGCTTACAACAAAAAGGCTTCTGAGCGCTCTTGGAAAGCGATGCTAAGTTTCTTTCAAGAGATTTTGCAATAG
- a CDS encoding SGNH/GDSL hydrolase family protein, protein MKTIIIMIVTVLTTFFLSNCSVENPAAKSTISTTPQNDINLHYLALGDSYTIGQSVCSTCKFPEQLKYQLANHPQNQNYSLDVIARTGWTTSNLINAIKDQSPSTDYDLVSLLIGVNNQFQGIDFSIYEKEFPELIAKSISLAKGNKKRVIVLSIPDYAYTPFGQNYRNPENTSIEIDRYNTFAKKYCEDNAITFVNITDITRNGLEDPSLVANDGLHPSVTAYKLFVERLFPHAIMAFKVE, encoded by the coding sequence ATGAAAACAATAATAATCATGATAGTTACGGTATTAACAACTTTTTTTCTTAGCAATTGTAGCGTTGAAAATCCCGCTGCCAAAAGCACCATTTCAACTACTCCTCAAAACGATATAAACCTCCATTATCTAGCCTTGGGCGATTCCTATACTATTGGTCAAAGCGTTTGTTCGACTTGTAAATTCCCCGAACAACTTAAATATCAACTAGCAAACCATCCTCAAAACCAAAATTACAGCCTTGATGTTATTGCTAGAACAGGCTGGACAACCAGCAACTTAATAAATGCAATTAAAGACCAAAGCCCCAGCACAGATTACGATTTAGTTAGTCTGCTCATCGGTGTTAACAATCAATTTCAAGGTATTGATTTTAGTATTTACGAAAAAGAATTTCCTGAATTAATAGCTAAAAGCATTTCATTAGCTAAAGGAAACAAAAAAAGAGTAATCGTACTTTCTATTCCTGATTATGCTTATACTCCTTTTGGTCAAAATTACAGGAACCCTGAAAATACATCCATAGAAATTGATCGCTACAACACCTTTGCTAAAAAATACTGTGAAGACAATGCCATTACCTTTGTCAACATCACGGACATTACTAGAAATGGGCTGGAAGATCCATCATTAGTTGCAAATGACGGCTTACATCCCTCAGTTACTGCTTATAAATTATTTGTAGAACGACTATTCCCTCATGCAATTATGGCTTTTAAAGTTGAGTAA